A stretch of Lactuca sativa cultivar Salinas chromosome 6, Lsat_Salinas_v11, whole genome shotgun sequence DNA encodes these proteins:
- the LOC111901828 gene encoding pentatricopeptide repeat-containing protein At3g26782, mitochondrial → MFRRGLNICKNNNGFEIESHYDRILHSCTSLAFLSQIHSILTTTGIIKHSVHLNARVIIKYSDFLHLQSARFVFNATDHESSSFLWNTMLRAYANSGFCSEALEFYSLMRKTGIRPNNYTFPFALKSCAANLLPTYGKLLHSEIIRTGFGSDIYVEAALIDMYAGCDFIQDGRKVFDKMSERDLVCWTSMITAYEQSEQAETALYLLHQMQQEGFCLDWVTAVTVASAIGQLGDAKRAQSVHGYAIRHAFFQDLPVVNSILSMYAKCGEVEKAEMIFHQTKQRNTITWNSMLTCYSQNGQASEALALFEQMKISDVNPNQVTALIVVSSCSYLGSQQLATKIHDFIIQNKIETNLTLWNAIMDMYAKCADLDTALRMFQEVPLSHLDVTSWNTLISGYGMHGYGKEALKLFNKMISHGFQPNHVTFTSILSACSHSGLVEEGRNCFSEMEKFCVKKEPKHFACMVDMLGRGGFLDEAYELIKNMSSEPNDEVWGALLLACKIYGNATLGKVAADNLFHLEPQHTGYYVLMSNIYATSRNWQEVGKLRQDMKNKGLRKPAGVSLIEFDNKLHGFHTGEEFNSFTREIYEKVERMVVDIKMVGYIPDLSCVFHDVEEEDKHGMLSYHGEKLALAFGLMNVSDTGLAIRITKNLRVCSDCHLAFKLVSRVYGRKIIVRDVNRFHHFEDGFCSCNDYW, encoded by the coding sequence ATGTTTCGTCGGGGGTTAAACATCTGTAAGAACAACAATGGATTTGAAATTGAAAGTCATTACGATAGAATTCTTCATTCCTGTACCAGTTTAGCTTTCCTGTCACAGATCCACTCCATTCTTACAACCACCGGCATTATCAAGCATAGTGTTCACTTGAATGCTCGGGTCATCATCAAATACTCCGACTTCTTGCATCTTCAAAGTGCTAGGTTCGTGTTTAACGCCACCGATCATGAATCCAGTTCGTTCTTATGGAACACGATGCTCCGTGCCTATGCAAACAGTGGTTTCTGCTCAGAGGCATTGGAGTTCTATTCGCTTATGCGCAAAACTGGCATTCGACCCAATAATTACACATTCCCATTTGCTCTCAAATCGTGCGCTGCTAATTTGCTTCCTACCTATGGAAAATTACTTCATTCTGAAATAATTAGAACTGGATTCGGTTCAGATATCTATGTTGAGGCCGCTCTAATTGACATGTACGCTGGATGTGACTTCATCCAAGATGGTCGCAAGGTGTTCGATAAAATGTCAGAGAGAGACCTTGTGTGCTGGACCTCAATGATCACAGCTTATGAACAATCCGAGCAAGCTGAGACTGCGTTGTATCTCCTTCATCAAATGCAACAAGAAGGTTTTTGTTTAGATTGGGTTACAGCTGTGACAGTTGCCTCTGCTATTGGCCAATTAGGAGATGCCAAGAGAGCTCAATCTGTTCATGGGTATGCCATTCGTCATGCATTTTTCCAAGATTTACCTGTTGTTAATTCAATTCTATCAATGTATGCCAAATGTGGGGAAGTTGAAAAAGCAGAAATGATCTTTCACCAAACAAAACAAAGAAACACCATAACTTGGAACTCTATGCTTACTTGTTATTCCCAAAATGGACAAGCTAGTGAAGCTTTGGCTCTTTTTGAACAAATGAAGATATCTGATGTCAATCCTAATCAGGTGACAGCATTAATAGTTGTTTCATCATGTTCTTATCTAGGTTCACAACAACTTGCAACCAAAATCCATGATTTCATCATACAAAACAAAATAGAAACAAACCTAACTTTATGGAACGCGATAATGGACATGTATGCAAAATGTGCAGATTTGGACACTGCTTTAAGAATGTTCCAAGAAGTACCCTTGAGCCACTTAGATGTTACATCTTGGAACACTTTAATCTCAGGGTATGGCATGCATGGGTATGGAAAAGAAGCCCTCAAACTCTTCAACAAGATGATAAGTCATGGCTTTCAACCAAACCATGTCACCTTCACCTCCATTCTTTCTGCTTGTAGCCACTCAGGTCTTGTTGAAGAAGGAAGAAATTGTTTCTCAGAAATGGAAAAATTCTGTGTTAAAAAAGAGCCAAAACATTTTGCTTGTATGGTTGATATGCTTGGGAGAGGTGGATTTCTAGATGAAGCTTATGAATTGATAAAGAATATGTCATCAGAACCAAATGATGAAGTATGGGGAGCTTTGCTTTTGGCTTGTAAAATTTACGGAAATGCCACTTTAGGGAAAGTTGCAGCTGATAATCTCTTCCACCTTGAACCACAACATACTGGATATTATGTACTAATGTCAAACATCTATGCAACTTCAAGAAACTGGCAAGAAGTTGGAAAATTGAGACAAGATATGAAAAATAAAGGATTAAGAAAACCTGCGGGAGTTAGTTTGATTGAGTTTGATAACAAGTTGCATGGTTTTCACACTGGGGAGGAGTTTAATTCTTTTACAAGAGAGATTTATGAGAAGGTGGAAAGAATGGTGGTTGATATAAAGATGGTAGGTTATATTCCTGATTTGTCATGTGTGTTTCATGATGTAGAAGAGGAAGACAAGCATGGTATGTTAAGTTATCATGGTGAGAAGTTAGCTTTGGCTTTTGGGCTTATGAATGTTAGTGATACAGGATTGGCTATTCGCATAACTAAGAATCTTAGAGTTTGTAGTGATTGCCATTTGGCTTTTAAATTGGTGTCTCGTGTATATGGAAGGAAAATTATTGTGAGAGATGTGAATCGTTTCCATCATTTTGAAGATGGTTTTTGTTCATGCAATGATTACTGGTAA